In bacterium, the following proteins share a genomic window:
- a CDS encoding outer membrane beta-barrel protein produces MNARRTLRHVTAIVLLICLAAAAPAAAEGDFGGRWLLGFDIVSSTVGANEDAATLFIEETAPGAGLQIGYLFTPNFQVRLFAAAAEHETSDPDVKIRVGGGTFDAVYLFRAGQKVRPYVFGGLGGFTVESQQADLLYKAEGPGMALGGGVHVMLSRKVSLHGALRYEAINWDKVTATYEGSGGSTSVTVPVDEEGTAGKVLVGVVFWL; encoded by the coding sequence ATGAACGCCCGACGCACCCTGCGGCACGTGACCGCAATCGTCCTGCTGATCTGCCTCGCCGCCGCCGCGCCCGCCGCGGCCGAAGGCGACTTCGGCGGCCGCTGGCTGCTCGGCTTCGACATCGTCTCGAGCACGGTCGGCGCCAACGAGGACGCCGCCACCCTCTTCATCGAGGAGACGGCCCCCGGCGCCGGCCTGCAGATCGGCTACCTGTTCACGCCGAACTTCCAGGTGCGCCTGTTCGCCGCCGCGGCCGAGCACGAGACCAGCGACCCGGACGTCAAGATCCGCGTCGGCGGCGGCACCTTCGACGCCGTCTACCTGTTCCGCGCCGGCCAGAAGGTCCGCCCCTACGTCTTCGGCGGTCTCGGCGGCTTCACCGTGGAGTCGCAGCAGGCCGACCTGCTCTACAAGGCCGAGGGCCCGGGCATGGCCCTGGGCGGCGGCGTCCACGTGATGCTGAGCCGCAAGGTCTCCCTGCACGGCGCGCTGCGCTACGAGGCGATCAACTGGGACAAGGTCACCGCCACCTACGAAGGCTCCGGCGGTTCGACGTCGGTCACGGTGCCGGTCGACGAGGAGGGGACGGCGGGGAAGGTGCTGGTGGGGGTCGTGTTCTGGCTGTAG